A stretch of Arachis hypogaea cultivar Tifrunner chromosome 15, arahy.Tifrunner.gnm2.J5K5, whole genome shotgun sequence DNA encodes these proteins:
- the LOC112751589 gene encoding uncharacterized protein — MTFKSVQLSPATWMAVSWYPIYTIPSQKNDKDLEACFLTYQTLSSSFQDCETESDNIDTEKDIYWWCGWGSTEGNKCKNKNGSSGGGSISVPPFGLATYKMQEDLWLNPEPCEYERISYLYSAADSWLKQLNFYHHDFNFFTQHPTPTTL, encoded by the exons ATGACATTCAAAAGTGTTCAGCTTTCGCCGGCAACTTGGATGGCGGTTTCATG GTACCCGATTTACACCATTCCGAGTCAAAAAAATGACAAGGACTTAGAAGCATGCTTCCTCACTTATCAAACATTGTCCTCATCTTTTCAAG ATTGTGAAACAGAAAGTGACAACATTGACACAGAGAAAGACATATATTGGTGGTGTGGTTGGGGAAGCACTGAAGGAAACAAATGCAAGAACAAGAACGGAAGCAGTGGTGGCGGCAGCATTTCTGTGCCGCCTTTCGGTCTAGCTACCTACAAGATGCAAGAAGATCTATGGCTGAATCCAGAGCCATGTGAATATGAAAGGATATCATATCTGTACAGTGCTGCAGATTCATGGTTGAAACAGCTCAATTTTTATCACCATGACTTCAACTTCTTCACACAACACCCTACACCAACAACCTTGTAG
- the LOC112751590 gene encoding kunitz-type trypsin inhibitor-like 2 protein encodes MKPALVPLFLFFAFPLAFAQQVLDSNGNPIFPGREYYILPAIVGPPGGGVKLATTGNSKCPVTVLQDYSEVVNGISVKFTISGVGILEIYEGTPLEIEFTKKPKCVDSSKWIVFVDNEIAKACVGIGGPEDHPGQQTFPGTFSIKKYKFGYKLVFCVAGSPTCLDIGRFDNGEGGRRLNLTEGEAFDIVFVESSSYNNVIRSVV; translated from the coding sequence ATGAAGCCAGCCCTAgttcctctctttctcttttttgctTTTCCCTTGGCCTTTGCTCAACAAGTTCTGGACTCAAATGGCAACCCCATTTTCCCCGGTCGCGAGTACTACATTTTGCCGGCCATAGTCGGCCCACCGGGGGGCGGAGTAAAGCTCGCCACAACCGGAAACTCAAAATGTCCAGTTACTGTGCTTCAAGATTATTCTGAGGTTGTCAATGGCATCTCTGTGAAATTTACTATTTCAGGAGTGGGTATCCTCGAAATCTACGAGGGTACTCCACTGGAAATAGAGTTCACAAAGAAGCCAAAATGCGTGGATTCATCGAAATGGATTGTCTTTGTAGACAATGAAATCGCGAAAGCTTGCGTGGGCATTGGTGGTCCTGAGGACCACCCTGGCCAGCAAACTTTCCCGGGCACATTCAGCATTAAGAAATACAAATTCGGGTACAAGCTTGTGTTCTGTGTTGCTGGTTCACCAACTTGTTTGGATATTGGAAGGTTTGATAATGGTGAAGGTGGAAGGCGTTTGAATCTCACTGAGGGTGAGGCCTTTGACATTGTGTTCGTAGAGTCTAGTTCTTACAATAATGTAATTAGATCCGTAGTTTAA